From the Paenibacillus sp. R14(2021) genome, the window TTTGATAACTTCCGTTTCCTCGTCATGACGGGCGATCTGTGGCGGCTGACGTTCAACACGATCGCATACAACGTGGCTTTCATCGTACTTGGCAATTTCCTGCAAATCTTCGTTGCGATCATGCTGAACGAGCTGCGCAAGAAATGGTTTAAGAAGCTGAGCCAGACGATCATGTTCCTGCCGTTCTTTATTTCATTCGTCATCATCGGCCTCATTGCCTACAACATCCTGAGCTTCGATTACGGTCTGCTGAACAGCATCCTGAAATCGCTCGGCGCCGATCCCGTCAAAACCTACTCCAATCCGCATGTGTGGCCGCTTATCATTATCATTACCTTCCTGTGGCAGTCGACAGGCTACGGCTCCATCGTTTATTTCGCGGCAATCATGGGCCTTGATTCCGAGGTCGTGGAAGCGTCGGAGATCGATGGTGCCAACGCGCTGCAGCGCATCCTCTACATTGTGCTGCCGTGGCTCAAGCCGACCTTCATTATCCTGCTGCTCTTCTCGCTCGGCGGCGTGCTGCGCGGCAATTTCGGCCTCTTCTACAACCTCGTCGGCGCGAACAACACCTCGCTCTACGCAACGACGGATATCATCGAAACCTACGTATTTCGTTCGCTCATGAACAACTTCAACTTCTCCATGGGCAGCGCGGTGAGCTTGTACCAGTCGGTGTTCGGCTTCATCGTCGTCATCACGGCAAACTGGCTGGTGAAGAAAACATCGCCGGACAATTCATTATTCTAGGAGGGTCTCCCATGGAAGTTGTGCGCAAGCGCATCCGAAGCGATGCGACATCCCTGGCTGTAAGAGGTTTTGGCTACGTTTTCATCGGCCTGTTCGCCATCTGCTGTCTCGTTCCGTTCCTGCTCGTGCTCGGTACTTCCTTTACTTCGGAAGGCTCCATCACTAAGCACGGATTCAATATTTGGCCGCGCGAATTCTCGACCTTCGCGTACAAAATTGTTTTCGAGAATCCTGGCCTGATCGTCGGTTCGTACATGGTGACGATTCTGATTACGGTCGTCGGCACGGCTGCGGGACTGTTCCTTGTTGCCATGACGGGCTATGCGCTCCAGCGTCCGGATTTCGCTCAGCGCAACGGCATCTCGTTCTTCATCTATTTCACAACGCTCTTCTCCGGCGGTATTGTACCGTTCTATCTGCTTATCAACCAATATTTGAAGCTGCATGACAGCTATCTGGCTGTGCTGCTGCCAGGCCTGATGAGCCCGTTTCTCATCATCATGATGAAGAGTTTTACGAAATCGATTCCGCATGCCATTACGGAGTCCGCCAAAATCGACGGCGCAGGCGACTTTACGATCTTCCTCCGTCTCATTCTTCCCATGACGACGCCTGCGCTCGCGACAATCGGCTTGTTCATCGCGCTGGGGTATTGGAACGAATGGTACAACGCTATGCTGTTCCTCTCTCCGGATATGAAATACCGGCCGCTGCAGCTGTTCCTGTACAACGTCATTACGAGCGCGGATTTCATTCGCAATTCGTCGGCCGCCTCTAATGTACCGCTGCGCGACATGCCCCTTGAGTCCATGAAGATGGCGACAGCTGTCGTCGCGACCGGGCCGGTTATTCTGTTCTATCCGTTCGTGCAGCGGTATTTTATTCAAGGGATCACGGTCGGCGCGGTAAAAGGCTGATTGTTCTCCGGCTGCATGCCTGCATTAGGAATGTTACCCAGCTTGGGTAAATGGGGGAGCCTAATCTCCCTCTTACCATAACCGCATAGGAACGAATGCCGTTCGGAGCGGAGCTTATCAAAGACATTTAATCATGGGGAGGCTACAAAGAATGGGACACATGAAACGAATGGCAGTGACAATATTCATGCTCATCCTTGTAATCAGTCTGGCAGCATGCGGTTCGGGCAATAACGGCAATGGCAATACCGCGGACAATGGCAAAAGTGCCAATGCAGGCAACGGCGGCAACAAAGCTGCAGATAACGGCGCGAAGGATGACGGCAAAATCGATACGAGCGATTTTGAAACGATCACGTACGTCGTTCTCGGCGACAAACCGAAGAACGGCCAGCTGGAGAAAGTTATGGAGAAGGTCAACACGACCCTGAAGCAGAAGGCGAATGCCGAGCTCCAGTTCAAATGGGTGGAGTGGGCGGATTGGCAGACGAAATACAATCTGCTGCTTGCCTCCGGTGAACCGCTTGACCTGATCACGATCGGTACCGACTGGCTGGATACGTGGGGCAACGCGCAGCGCGGCGCATTCCTGCCGCTCAACGATCTGCTGGAGAAATACGCGCCGCAGACGTTCGCGGAAATTCCGAAGGAAGACTGGGACCAAAGTAAATTTAAGGACGATATCGTCATGATTCCGGAAGACCATTACACACAATGGGTTAACCACGGCATCTACTACCGCGGCGACTGGGCGAAGCAGTTCGGCATCACGCAGCCGATTACCGATTTTGAAACATTGGGCAAATACTTCCAAGGCGTCAAGGACAATATGAAAGACGTCGTGCCTTGGGATACGAACGGCACGAACGGCACGCTGTACGGGGGCTTCGAGGCGTCGTACACCGATAACATCGATCTGCCGATCGCGACGGGCTATGCAAACGTCTACACGGCCAAGTCGTACGACGAGCGCTACACCGTTGACAGCCCGATCTTCAACGACAAGTTCATCGATTTCGCTAAATTGATGAAACAATGGGGCGATGCCGGCTATTGGCGCGAGGACGTGCTGAACTACAAGGGCGACACGCGTACGGAGCTGAAGGCAGGCCAGACCGGCGCGGACGCGCACCATACGCAAACGTTCAAAGGACTTCGCGTTGAAATGGATAAACAGCAGCCCGGCTCTGAGCTGCAAATGTTCTCTTACTCCGATACGCGCGGCAACCTGATCTCCATGCCGATCACGCACGGCGGCACGTCCATCGGCGCGCACAGCAAGCATCCAGAACGGGCACTCATGGTGTATGACCTGATCCGCCAGGATCCGGAGCTGTACCACCTGATCAACTACGGTCTCGAAGGCGTGCAATATGAAATTAAAGACGGCATCCGCACGCGTCCGGCAGGCTACGACGAGGCGAAAGACGGCTTCTACACCGACTTCTGGGGCGGCCGCATCGACAAAAACGAAATTCCGTCCGATACCGACTGGAGCGGCATCGGCGACATCTACAAGAAGTACGACGGCATTAAGAAGCCGTTCCCTTATGGCAAATTCGTCTTCGACAAAACGAGCGTGGATCCTGAAATGACGGCTATCTCGCAGGTTGTCGGCGAACAGCTTCCGGCCATTCTGTACGGCAAAGCGGGCGATCCGGAGAAAGCGGTCCAAGCGCTGCGCGATAAGCTGAAAGCTGCCGGCTACGATAAAGTGAAGGACGAAATCCAAAAGCAGCTGGATGCGTTCAAAGCATCGGAGCAAGGCTAAACGATGCCATGGCCGCAGGGGGCTGTCCCTACCTAGCTCATTTCTATGAAGCAGCAGCTTAATCGTCTGAAGAATGGTGGAAAGAAAGAAAAAAGGTTGTGAACGGGTACCCACAGACTAGACACTTCGAAAAAAGTGCTCAGTCTGTGGGTATCTTTTTGTTGTTAGCACCTAGAGGGGATGACATCAAGGCCTCAGCTTGTTAAGGCTGCTCGGTCTGGTGCAGCGACGCCCGGTAAGAGGACGGCTTAGGCCTTCTCTATTTTTGAACGCTCGGCTGAAAGAGTGAATGGTCGGATACCTTAGGCATTCACGATACGGGAACAGAGGATTTTTACAACGGGGGCAATGACCCGAAAGGGGGTCACTTTTTTCAAAGTGTCCATCTTACGGGTCACAATTCAGCGGGCTTTTCTGCTGTTTTTGTAAAGGCAGCTCGAGTGGATACTTATCCTTGGTACTCCTGGATTAACCTCAAGCGATCCAATGCCCACTTTTTATTGTTTAAATACTCTGCCTCATTATCATATTGGACTTTATGGACATACGCATCAAAAAAATTATGCTTGAGCTTATAAAAATGCCGTCGCAGGTTACCTTCAGGCGATGTGTCCATTTCCTTGCCGTATCCTTTAACTGCATTGGATTCAAGGTTCCATAACAAAAATTCAGATTCCGGATCTGCGAACATTGCACGATCGGCGTCAATAATCGCAGCCACCGTCCATTGTCCGGAAATTTCTTTAACAAGGATATTCGGCCCCCATAAGTCATTATGAACCAAGGCGGGCTTCGCATTAATTTCAAAAAGAGACCGGTGAGAAGCAAATAATTCATCAAACCTCTTCATCTCATGATCATCAAAAACGCCGTGATTCGAGGTTCGACGTGTAATTTCTGCCACATAACCCAATAAGGCATCCGCCCAGCTTTTCGAGCCGTTGATGTCTCCATCGCGAGTTAGCCATCCAAATCGATCACCTGTTATCGCATGGAGTCTTGACGTTAAGCCGCCCACTTCAAACCATAAGCTCGCTTTGGCAGCCTCTGGAATCGCCGGATGATTTAATGTTACGCTGCCCTCGATAAATTCCGTTATGATATACTCCCTGGAAATAATAGTAAAAGATGCATTATGATTTATTACGCGGGGACTAGGAATTTGATGATCCATCATCAGTTGATATATACGTGGTTCGACGCCCATCATCTTTTTCTCGAAGTCAAAGAGCAGCTCTTGACGAATGGGTGCTACCCTCAAGACTAGCTTTGAAATCGGATGTAACGTCTCCACATAATAGGTTGTATTGTACATCCCGCCGCCTAAAGGTTCTACGCGCGAAATCAATGCTCGTGATCCGAGCGCATCTTTAATAATGGCTTGTAATTCCTCATTATCAAGCAATTGATAAATCCTGGATCGAGTCGTCATTGTGTCTCCCCTATACTTATTTTGTGTGTATTTCTAAATAATTCTATACAGGTTCCTTGATTCCTATATGCCCTCTCCTCGTGGAATAACATTCTTTCTCCATACAACGCTTGAAACAAATAACTCGCGCAGCGGCTCCTCGAGACAGATCGTTTTTTTTGTCCTTTGTATGCTATATTTCGCTTACACGCATCGTCTTAACTAGTGAAGGAGGCGAAGTACATATGCCGCTAGACGAAAGACCCGCCCGATTTCAAGCGTTGTTTCGGGCGCATTACCCGGCTGTATTGCGCAAAATCACTCTCTTGATCGGGGAGCGCGCCGCAGCCGAGGATTTGACCCAGGAAGTGTTCCTGCGGCTGTATCGCAACCCGCCGGAGGATCTGGACCGCGTTGGTCCTTGGCTGCACCGCGTATTAACCCGCATTGTATATGATCATTACCGCAAATCGGGACGCGAGTCCAGCTTGGCGGAGAAGCAGCTGCATCAAGCCATGTCGGAGGAGCAGGCGCATCCGTCTAACGAAACGGCGGTCATTCAGAGCTGGGAACGCGATGTCGTACGCAGCGTACTGAACAAGCTTTCGGAGCGCGACCGCCAGGCGCTGCTGTTGAAGGAACAGGGCTACAGCCACGGGGAAATCGCCGAAGCGCTGCAGGTCAATCCGAAGATCGTAGGAACCCTGCTTATGCGGGCATCCAACCGCTTTAAGAAAAATTTGCTTTCAGAGGAGGCATTGGAGTTATGAACGACGATAGAAGCAAGCTTGGAAAGCAGCAGGAACAGGACCCTGAAGAGCTGGTCGTAAGCGAGGAGCAGATCGAACAGGCGATGAACCGGCTGTTCATGACGGTACAGGACGAGGAAGTGCCGGATGTTTGGCTGAAGGAGCCTGTGCCTAGTGAAGGAATGGCGGGAACGTCCACAAGGGGAATGGATAGAAGAGAAGCGAGCCCGGGGCTGAAGGCGGAAGCGGCGTCCATGGCTGCAGCGGATCGCGGCTTGCCGAACCGCCTGCTGCCGGAGGCTGACGCCGAATCGAAGCCGGCCGGCAAGACGGTCCGTGCGGCAAGCCGGACGCGCCTTGCGAAACGCAGATGGCTGTCGGCTGCTGCCGCGGTTGTCGTCGCCGGCACCATGCTGTTCACGTCGTGGGGGCAGGAGGTTATGGCAAATATGCTGAACACGTTCCGCGTGCAGCATTTCGAATCGATCGCCATCAGCGAATCGGATTTGAGCGGCTTCAGTCAAGCGCTCGAAAGCGGCGCGCTCGGCAATCACCAGCTGGACCTGCGGACGTACGGCGAGATCGAGCAAAGCGGCGGCGGCACGATGCGCAAAATTAGCGAGGCCGAGGCGCAGCAGCTAGCCGGAAGGACGCTGAAGCCCCTGAAGGGCGCGGATCTCGCGGTGATCGACTACTTGCCGCGGCAGGAGGTTACCTTCAAGTTGCATCCGAAGGCGATCAATAAGCTGATCGACCTGCTGGGGGGCCGCACGAAACTCCCGTCTTCCGTTGAAGGGGCGCCGATCAAGGTCACGCTGCCGGGCAGCTTCACAATGACGGCCAAGGATGCGAAGAACGGCTGCGAGCTGAAGAAGCTCATTCAGCTGCCTGCTCCGACGCTGGATGTGCCGGATGACGTCGATGTGGAACAGGTCCGCCAAGCCGTACTTGACCTGCCCATCCTGCCGGAGGATCTCCGGGCCAAATTGTCTGCCATCGGCGATTGGCAGCATACGCTCCCGGTGCCGTCCATGAACGGCGTGAATAGAGAGTCGATGCGCATTGACGGCCACGACGCACTGCTGTCGACCGCCGGCCGCGAACGCATGCTGCTTTGGCTGCAGGGCGACTGGATGTACATGCTGAGCGGTTCGAACGAAGCTTATCCGACGGACGACGCGCTAATTCAAGAAGCAAAAGGATTGATGAAATGATGATGCTGCAGACAAACGGGCTAACGAAGACGTACGCTTCGGGCACCGGCTGCATGGATATTTCCTTGGAAATAAAAAAGGGACAAATTTTCGGCTTGCTCGGTCCGAACGGGGCCGGCAAGAGCACCTTCGTCAAAATGGTTGCCGGCCTGCTGCGCCCGGATTCCGGGAGCGGCACGCTGCTCGGCAAGCCGATCGGCAGCCCGGAATCTCGGCGCGGGCTTGGGTATTTGCCCGAGCTCTTCCGCTTTCAGGACTGGCTGACGGGCGAGGAGGTCCTGCGCTTCCACGGGGGGTTAAGCGGCATGTCGTTGTCCGAGACGAAGTCGCCCCGCATGAAAGCGCGCATCCAAGAAGTGCTGCACACGGCTGGACTTCAAGGGCGCGGCTCTCACCGCCTGAGGCACTATTCCAAAGGTATGCAGCAGCGGCTCGGCATCGCTTGCGCGCTGCTTCTCGATCCGGAGCTCATCATTCTGGATGAGCCTTCGTCGGCGCTCGATCCTATCGGCCGCTATGACGTGAGGCAGCTGCTGCTGCGGCTCCGCGAGGAAGGCAAGACCGTGTTTCTAAACACGCATCTGCTCGAAGACGTCGAGGCGGTATGCGACGAGGTGGCATTCCTTCACCAAGGCAAGCTGCGTGCGGTCGGACCGATGCGGGAGCTGCTCCGCACGGAGACAAGCTGGGAAATCAAGGTCGGCGGCTGGCTGCCGGAGCTCGAGCATGAGCTTGCGTCCGAGCTGCTGCCCGGCATGACGCTGGAAGCGGGCAGCCTGGCCGCCGACGGCTCTGCGATGCTGCGCGCTTCGGCACATAACAGGGAGCAGATCGGTTACCTCAACCGCCTGCTGATCGACGAGGGCGTCACACTCTACGAGGTGAAGCCCGTTCAAGGCCGGCTGGAGGAGTGGTTCTTGACCATGTCCGGCAATGCCGGCGCAGGCGGCAACGGGGAAGGGGGCATACGCGCATGATCTGGATTGCATTCGCGGGCAAAGAACTGCTCCGCAAGAAAGTCGTGCTGGTCGCCATCGCGCTGACGCTCGTATACCTGACCTTGTTCTGCTACGGGCTGACCCGGATGGCGCAGGAGGGTAACGGCGATGCGGGTATGGCACAGATGGGCGGCCTGATCGGAGGCATGATTCTGATGTCGCTCGGCCTGTTGTTTGCCGGGATGATCGTGACCTTTCTGGTATTGTTCGCCACGATGGGGACGATTTCGGGCGAGGTGGAGAACGGGCTGATGCTGGCCGTGCTTGCGCGGCCCATTCCGCGCTGGAAGCTGTACTTGGGCAAATATCTCGGCACGGGGTTTTGGCTCGTGGTGTACAGCACGGTTCTGTTCTTCGCCATCCTGCTGCCCGTGCATTTCATCGCGCACATGCCGCTCTATTCGGGAGCGATGCTGAAGGCATGGCTGCTATTCATTTGGATGCCGCTGCTGCTGCTTGCGCTCACGATGCTCGGCTCCGTTTACCTGCCGATGCTCGGAAACGGCGTTGCCTGCGCGATGCTGTACGGCATGAGCATGTTCACCGGCTTTGCCGAAACGCTGTTCAATGCCAGCGGCGGCAATGAGGCGTTAAGCAGCTCGTCGCTCATCCTATCGCTGGTCATGCCGATTAATGCGGTGTTCTCGCGGCTCACCTACGAAATCATCAACGGCCCGGATTTGCCGCTGCTGCCTGACATGGCGAACGCGATGGGACCGTTCTCGCCGACGAACGTGCCGAGTCCGGCTTTCATCGTATACACGGTTGTTTATCTCGTCGTGCTGCTGGCGCTGGGCTGCAGGGCGTTCAAACGCAAGGAAATCGCATAATGGGAGAGAAAGAGAGGACGTTTAGCCATCATGGAACAACAAGCTATTTTGCAGGTCCGCGGACTCTGCAAGCATTATAAAGGCCTGAAGGCGGTCGACGGTATCGACATGCAGCTGAATCAAGGCGATATTTACGGCTTCCTCGGACAGAACGGCGCCGGCAAAACGACGACGATCCGGATGATGATGGGGCTGATTCGGCCCTCCTCCGGCTCCGTGAAGCTGTTTGGGGAAGAAGTGGGCAAGGGGAGCAACGCCGTGCTGCGCAAGGTCGGTTCGGTCATTGAATATCCCGGCTTCTACCCGAACTTGACGGCTGCCGAGAATTTGGACCTGCACCGCCGTCTCATGGGCATCGGCAGCACCGATTCCCTGGAGGAGTCGCTTCATACGACGGGGCTGTGGGAAGCGCGGAACCGCAAGGCCGCGAATTTCTCCCTGGGCAT encodes:
- a CDS encoding sugar ABC transporter permease yields the protein MLMCVPAILFFAVFAYLPMPGLYLAFIKYNYTDGIFKSPFIGFDNFRFLVMTGDLWRLTFNTIAYNVAFIVLGNFLQIFVAIMLNELRKKWFKKLSQTIMFLPFFISFVIIGLIAYNILSFDYGLLNSILKSLGADPVKTYSNPHVWPLIIIITFLWQSTGYGSIVYFAAIMGLDSEVVEASEIDGANALQRILYIVLPWLKPTFIILLLFSLGGVLRGNFGLFYNLVGANNTSLYATTDIIETYVFRSLMNNFNFSMGSAVSLYQSVFGFIVVITANWLVKKTSPDNSLF
- a CDS encoding carbohydrate ABC transporter permease — protein: MEVVRKRIRSDATSLAVRGFGYVFIGLFAICCLVPFLLVLGTSFTSEGSITKHGFNIWPREFSTFAYKIVFENPGLIVGSYMVTILITVVGTAAGLFLVAMTGYALQRPDFAQRNGISFFIYFTTLFSGGIVPFYLLINQYLKLHDSYLAVLLPGLMSPFLIIMMKSFTKSIPHAITESAKIDGAGDFTIFLRLILPMTTPALATIGLFIALGYWNEWYNAMLFLSPDMKYRPLQLFLYNVITSADFIRNSSAASNVPLRDMPLESMKMATAVVATGPVILFYPFVQRYFIQGITVGAVKG
- a CDS encoding ABC transporter substrate-binding protein, which translates into the protein MGHMKRMAVTIFMLILVISLAACGSGNNGNGNTADNGKSANAGNGGNKAADNGAKDDGKIDTSDFETITYVVLGDKPKNGQLEKVMEKVNTTLKQKANAELQFKWVEWADWQTKYNLLLASGEPLDLITIGTDWLDTWGNAQRGAFLPLNDLLEKYAPQTFAEIPKEDWDQSKFKDDIVMIPEDHYTQWVNHGIYYRGDWAKQFGITQPITDFETLGKYFQGVKDNMKDVVPWDTNGTNGTLYGGFEASYTDNIDLPIATGYANVYTAKSYDERYTVDSPIFNDKFIDFAKLMKQWGDAGYWREDVLNYKGDTRTELKAGQTGADAHHTQTFKGLRVEMDKQQPGSELQMFSYSDTRGNLISMPITHGGTSIGAHSKHPERALMVYDLIRQDPELYHLINYGLEGVQYEIKDGIRTRPAGYDEAKDGFYTDFWGGRIDKNEIPSDTDWSGIGDIYKKYDGIKKPFPYGKFVFDKTSVDPEMTAISQVVGEQLPAILYGKAGDPEKAVQALRDKLKAAGYDKVKDEIQKQLDAFKASEQG
- a CDS encoding aminoglycoside phosphotransferase family protein — protein: MTTRSRIYQLLDNEELQAIIKDALGSRALISRVEPLGGGMYNTTYYVETLHPISKLVLRVAPIRQELLFDFEKKMMGVEPRIYQLMMDHQIPSPRVINHNASFTIISREYIITEFIEGSVTLNHPAIPEAAKASLWFEVGGLTSRLHAITGDRFGWLTRDGDINGSKSWADALLGYVAEITRRTSNHGVFDDHEMKRFDELFASHRSLFEINAKPALVHNDLWGPNILVKEISGQWTVAAIIDADRAMFADPESEFLLWNLESNAVKGYGKEMDTSPEGNLRRHFYKLKHNFFDAYVHKVQYDNEAEYLNNKKWALDRLRLIQEYQG
- a CDS encoding sigma-70 family RNA polymerase sigma factor, with the protein product MPLDERPARFQALFRAHYPAVLRKITLLIGERAAAEDLTQEVFLRLYRNPPEDLDRVGPWLHRVLTRIVYDHYRKSGRESSLAEKQLHQAMSEEQAHPSNETAVIQSWERDVVRSVLNKLSERDRQALLLKEQGYSHGEIAEALQVNPKIVGTLLMRASNRFKKNLLSEEALEL
- a CDS encoding ABC transporter ATP-binding protein is translated as MMMLQTNGLTKTYASGTGCMDISLEIKKGQIFGLLGPNGAGKSTFVKMVAGLLRPDSGSGTLLGKPIGSPESRRGLGYLPELFRFQDWLTGEEVLRFHGGLSGMSLSETKSPRMKARIQEVLHTAGLQGRGSHRLRHYSKGMQQRLGIACALLLDPELIILDEPSSALDPIGRYDVRQLLLRLREEGKTVFLNTHLLEDVEAVCDEVAFLHQGKLRAVGPMRELLRTETSWEIKVGGWLPELEHELASELLPGMTLEAGSLAADGSAMLRASAHNREQIGYLNRLLIDEGVTLYEVKPVQGRLEEWFLTMSGNAGAGGNGEGGIRA
- a CDS encoding ABC transporter permease, giving the protein MIWIAFAGKELLRKKVVLVAIALTLVYLTLFCYGLTRMAQEGNGDAGMAQMGGLIGGMILMSLGLLFAGMIVTFLVLFATMGTISGEVENGLMLAVLARPIPRWKLYLGKYLGTGFWLVVYSTVLFFAILLPVHFIAHMPLYSGAMLKAWLLFIWMPLLLLALTMLGSVYLPMLGNGVACAMLYGMSMFTGFAETLFNASGGNEALSSSSLILSLVMPINAVFSRLTYEIINGPDLPLLPDMANAMGPFSPTNVPSPAFIVYTVVYLVVLLALGCRAFKRKEIA